In one Bufo gargarizans isolate SCDJY-AF-19 chromosome 11, ASM1485885v1, whole genome shotgun sequence genomic region, the following are encoded:
- the LOC122921360 gene encoding olfactory receptor 12D2-like: protein MEKLNETFVTEFILLGLTDLPELRVVLFIMFLIFYLFSLVGNLSIVTVVISENVLHTPMYFLLGNLSFLDLIYATAIVPKMLSGLIMEDKKISFQGCILQLYMFHFLGSTEAMLLASMSYDRYVAICNPLRYHILMAREVCLQLALTSWLIGSLYSLSHTIMTSRLPFCKMNKITHFCCDIKPLLKLACIDTHLNESLVNIITGSVGLGTFVLIIISYTFIATHLQNISSEQGRSKAFSTCSSHLTVVLLFFGTAFCTYLRPVTKDSLEQDRITAVLFTVITPALNPIIYALRNKEVKKAFRRRYLIRCINSV, encoded by the coding sequence ATGGAGAAGTTGAATGAGACATTTGTAACAGAATTCATACTTTTAGGCCTCACAGATCTCCCAGAGTTACGGGTTGTCCTCTTTATTATGTTTCTTATATTCTATCTCTTCAGCCTCGTTGGCAATTTAAGCATTGTCACAGTAGTTATTTCTGAGAATGTTCTTCACACGCCAATGTACTTTCTATTAGGAAACCTTTCATTCCTGGATCTTATCTATGCCACCGCAATAGTACCCAAGATGTTGTCCGGTTTAATTATGGAAGACAAGAAAATATCCTTCCAAGGTTGCATACTTCAGCTCTACATGTTTCATTTCTTGGGAAGCACTGAAGCCATGCTCCTTGCATCAATGTCTTATGACAGATATGTTGCCATTTGTAACCCATTGAGATACCACATCCTAATGGCAAGGGAGGTGTGTCTTCAACTTGCACTGACATCCTGGCTCATTGGTTCCTTATACTCATTGTCTCATACCATTATGACTTCCAGGCTTCCTTTCTGCAAAATGAACAAAATAACTCATTTCTGCTGTGACATTAAACCTCTCTTGAAGTTGGCCTGTATCGACACGCATCTCAATGAGAGCTTGGTCAACATAATTACAGGTTCTGTAGGTTTAGGCACATTTGTATTGATTATTATCTCTTACACTTTTATTGCAACTCATCTTCAGAATATCAGCTCAGAGCAAGGTAGAAGTaaagccttctccacctgctCTTCTCACCTCACTGTGGtccttttattttttggcactgcTTTCTGTACATATTTAAGACCGGTTACTAAGGATTCCCTGGAGCAAGACAGGATAACTGCAGTCTTGTTCACGGTGATCACACCAGCCTTAAATCCCATTATATATGCTCTGAGAAATAAGGAGGTGAAAAAGGCTTTCAGGAGAAGGTATTTGATAAGGTGCATCAATAGTGTATGA